In a single window of the Campylobacter fetus subsp. testudinum 03-427 genome:
- the cmp2 gene encoding major outer membrane protein (Pfam match to PF05538.7 Campylo_MOMP), producing MKLVKMSLAAVVATCALSTVASATPLEEAIKNVDVSGFAMYRFDSTQSDINGKDTKAYHRFKSDFNFKAALDDNFFGVVGFRYDSRDVSGDHITGGQANVGQQDIGFDNYGQTFNVRQFLLGYKAGNTTIQAGRQVLGTFFTDDMVGTGIKVLNTDITGLTLAAIAFDDLQLDTHIGTKGLIVNGSHTYQNNLYGVAAIGSYDPVSFQLWYAMLENVTDLYAIDVAVNFDATADLNLGLHGQFAGSSIDSDFKKGTNDLADDATFWAIEAMAKAYGVDFRAGYVDLSADDKKVSVISFEDQGSFIEAGEDLFDTYSFFYGDNHYWFGALGYTFDKFRVGVDYVNGKITKATSNGKVNAYEVVPRVSYAYSKKLKFQAFWSHYQIDEIDGKNDFKNDHFRFEAKYVF from the coding sequence ATGAAATTAGTTAAAATGAGTTTAGCTGCAGTTGTAGCTACATGTGCTTTATCTACTGTTGCGTCTGCAACTCCACTTGAGGAAGCTATAAAAAATGTTGATGTATCTGGTTTTGCAATGTACAGATTTGATAGTACTCAATCTGACATAAATGGTAAAGATACAAAAGCATACCACAGATTTAAATCTGACTTCAATTTTAAAGCTGCACTAGATGACAACTTCTTTGGTGTAGTAGGCTTTAGATATGATAGCAGAGATGTTTCAGGTGATCATATAACAGGCGGACAAGCAAATGTTGGCCAACAAGATATAGGTTTTGATAACTATGGTCAAACTTTCAATGTTAGACAATTCTTATTAGGATACAAAGCTGGTAACACAACTATCCAAGCTGGTCGCCAAGTTCTTGGAACATTCTTTACTGATGATATGGTAGGAACAGGTATTAAAGTACTTAATACAGATATCACAGGTTTAACTCTTGCTGCTATCGCGTTTGATGATCTACAACTTGATACACATATAGGAACTAAAGGTTTAATAGTAAATGGCTCACATACTTACCAAAACAACCTTTATGGTGTAGCTGCTATCGGTTCTTATGATCCAGTTAGCTTCCAACTATGGTATGCTATGCTTGAAAATGTTACTGATCTATATGCTATAGATGTTGCAGTAAATTTTGATGCAACTGCTGATTTAAATCTTGGATTGCACGGACAATTCGCTGGCTCAAGTATAGATAGCGATTTCAAAAAAGGCACAAATGATTTAGCTGATGACGCTACTTTCTGGGCTATCGAAGCTATGGCTAAAGCTTATGGTGTAGATTTCAGAGCTGGTTATGTTGATTTATCAGCTGATGATAAAAAAGTTTCTGTTATCTCTTTTGAAGATCAAGGCTCATTCATAGAAGCTGGTGAAGATCTATTTGATACTTACTCATTCTTTTATGGTGACAACCACTACTGGTTTGGAGCTCTTGGATATACTTTTGATAAATTCAGAGTTGGCGTTGATTATGTAAATGGTAAAATTACTAAAGCTACTTCAAATGGTAAAGTTAATGCTTACGAAGTAGTTCCTAGAGTTAGCTATGCATACAGCAAAAAACTTAAATTCCAAGCTTTCTGGTCTCACTATCAAATAGATGAGATAGACGGCAAAAACGATTTCAAAAACGATCACTTCAGATTTGAAGCTAAATACGTATTTTAA
- a CDS encoding cytochrome c (Pfam match to PF00034.17 Cytochrom_C), translating to MNFLKKPLLFICLACFMYAADVPDDSSYVIEAKGDFGKELKALVEKYAKDENVSINVYKKSPQDSSGGFINIGVDKNRAYNASRGEELYNVNCKHCHGDKGTSRAMGASQRLADMSAEDISVAMSGYNSDPTFGGKLKYIMQPMAKNVNFSQVGDIIAYIKGNNAFSSEDDIKNSNISTKPAQQGSYLE from the coding sequence ATGAATTTTCTTAAAAAACCACTACTTTTCATCTGTCTTGCATGTTTTATGTATGCTGCTGATGTGCCTGATGATAGTAGTTATGTTATAGAAGCTAAAGGGGATTTTGGTAAAGAGCTTAAAGCTCTCGTGGAAAAATACGCAAAAGATGAAAACGTATCGATAAATGTTTATAAAAAATCTCCACAAGATAGTAGCGGTGGATTTATAAATATAGGAGTAGATAAAAACAGAGCTTACAATGCTAGTAGAGGTGAAGAGCTTTATAATGTAAATTGTAAGCATTGTCATGGAGACAAGGGAACAAGCAGAGCTATGGGAGCTTCTCAGCGTTTGGCTGATATGAGTGCAGAAGATATCTCTGTGGCTATGTCTGGTTATAATTCAGATCCTACTTTTGGCGGTAAGTTAAAATATATTATGCAACCTATGGCAAAAAATGTAAATTTTTCTCAAGTCGGAGATATAATAGCTTATATAAAAGGAAATAACGCATTTTCCAGTGAAGATGATATCAAAAATAGCAATATCAGTACAAAACCTGCTCAACAAGGAAGTTATCTTGAGTAA